A portion of the bacterium genome contains these proteins:
- a CDS encoding ChbG/HpnK family deacetylase translates to MILPSRPLDPWTGPLPSAQGRLGASLILPVPLDRFAPINVEEALRYVASLQRFLTERFGRSHEILLVPFGEKNPAYGARLDRLSRTTLDRKPFRWIGGSHSGPGSAVREGIFLSQGRTLLVGNLECHYGPSFFKAALARLGPKVRAVMANRRLPDSEFTVPVTALSLLYRRHLLGVLLGHLWSLLFKLPLTDNLAGAYVLERTFALRVFNRLTCPGFLYEAELALVAKANGYRLTDLPASFFLEREKPRLRVYREIGSVLRWTWRFLKGLRQGDYSFLRLNRNRLTADDWGLSPAINDAILEMARLGHLRRVSVLAGGKFMGYRLAELKRVPGIEFGLHFNLTSPESGGLYRSVGGFLDDWFRSLAGGRAQLAGKIRAELIGQLALLRKMGIRPRRLESHHHVHAVPGVLEALSKTLHAQGIRQVRVPYHPSLWWGKRALVAWFGRSLKDRVRWLGFRTEPFYYPLPGDLSNFNRLVRCLNRVADSEVLIHPAIHNDIPQAAPSDGYREGRVNEFNLLRLLALELTAQDKGA, encoded by the coding sequence ATGATCCTTCCTTCCCGCCCGCTGGATCCATGGACCGGTCCCCTTCCATCCGCCCAAGGCCGACTGGGCGCTTCCTTGATCCTCCCGGTCCCCCTGGACCGCTTCGCCCCGATCAATGTGGAGGAAGCTTTACGGTACGTGGCATCCTTGCAACGCTTCCTGACGGAACGCTTCGGCCGATCCCATGAGATCCTCTTGGTCCCCTTTGGGGAAAAGAACCCCGCCTATGGGGCGCGGCTCGACCGTCTTTCCCGCACCACCCTGGACCGCAAACCCTTCCGTTGGATCGGAGGTTCCCATTCCGGGCCCGGTTCGGCCGTACGGGAAGGCATCTTCCTCTCCCAAGGCCGGACCCTCCTGGTCGGGAATTTGGAATGCCATTACGGTCCTTCTTTTTTTAAGGCGGCCCTGGCCCGTCTGGGTCCGAAGGTCCGGGCGGTGATGGCCAATCGCCGCCTGCCCGATTCCGAGTTCACCGTCCCCGTGACCGCTCTTTCCCTTCTCTATCGGCGCCATCTGCTGGGCGTCCTTCTGGGCCACCTCTGGTCGCTTCTCTTCAAATTGCCCCTGACGGACAACCTCGCCGGGGCCTATGTGTTGGAACGGACCTTCGCGCTCCGGGTCTTCAACCGCCTGACCTGCCCCGGCTTCCTTTATGAAGCCGAGCTGGCCCTGGTGGCCAAGGCCAATGGCTATCGCCTGACCGACCTCCCCGCCTCCTTCTTCCTGGAGCGGGAGAAACCCCGCCTGCGGGTCTATCGGGAGATCGGCAGCGTCCTCCGCTGGACCTGGCGTTTCCTGAAGGGCCTGCGCCAGGGGGACTACTCCTTCCTGCGCCTGAACCGCAACCGGCTCACCGCCGATGACTGGGGCCTCTCGCCCGCGATCAACGACGCCATCCTGGAGATGGCGCGCCTGGGGCACCTGCGCCGGGTCTCGGTCCTGGCCGGCGGCAAGTTCATGGGCTACCGCCTCGCCGAACTGAAGCGGGTCCCCGGGATCGAGTTCGGCCTCCACTTCAACCTCACCAGTCCCGAGAGCGGCGGTCTCTACCGATCCGTCGGCGGGTTCCTGGACGACTGGTTCCGGAGCCTGGCCGGAGGACGGGCCCAGTTGGCGGGGAAGATACGCGCCGAACTCATCGGACAATTGGCCCTGTTGCGAAAAATGGGCATCCGGCCCAGGCGCCTGGAAAGCCACCACCATGTGCACGCCGTCCCCGGAGTGCTGGAGGCCCTTTCGAAGACCCTCCATGCCCAAGGCATCCGCCAGGTCCGGGTCCCTTACCATCCCTCCCTCTGGTGGGGAAAAAGGGCCCTGGTGGCCTGGTTCGGCCGTTCCTTGAAGGACCGGGTGCGGTGGTTGGGTTTCCGCACCGAACCCTTCTATTACCCGCTTCCCGGGGATCTCTCGAACTTCAACCGTCTGGTCCGTTGCCTGAACCGGGTGGCGGACTCGGAAGTGCTCATCCACCCGGCCATTCATAACGATATTCCCCAAGCCGCCCCCTCGGACGGTTACCGGGAGGGACGCGTCAACGAGTTCAACCTCCTGCGCCTACTCGCCCTCGAACTCACGGCGCAGGACAAGGGAGCCTGA